The Pirellulales bacterium genome contains a region encoding:
- a CDS encoding ArdC-like ssDNA-binding domain-containing protein produces MATATDNSSRTDIYTMITNRIVEALEAGTRPWLKPWSL; encoded by the coding sequence ATGGCTACCGCAACCGACAACAGCAGCCGGACCGACATCTACACGATGATCACCAACCGCATCGTCGAAGCGCTTGAGGCGGGCACAAGGCCCTGGCTCAAGCCTTGGAGCCTGTAG